A region from the Paraburkholderia youngii genome encodes:
- a CDS encoding response regulator transcription factor → MTNLRIILADDHPFVLLGLKWTLEAHEGLTVVGQAQTPTALIALLQHTPCDVLVVDLSMPEPAGEIGDGLGLIQRIRGEWPSLRVVVVTGQTNAAMLRVVAADAAVSVVGKADSLEELPRAVCDSVRGARYLGRSVVETLERSQPDNGRFVSALLLSKRQTDIVRRLVSGESIVQIAAALGCHRRTVSRQKREAMARLGVTDDPELFSCVRACGSLLLEPEN, encoded by the coding sequence GTGACAAATCTTCGAATCATTCTGGCGGACGATCATCCGTTCGTCCTGCTTGGCCTGAAATGGACGCTGGAGGCGCACGAAGGTCTGACTGTCGTCGGTCAGGCGCAGACGCCCACCGCGTTGATCGCGTTGCTGCAACACACACCGTGCGACGTGCTCGTCGTCGATCTTTCCATGCCGGAGCCCGCCGGCGAGATTGGCGACGGACTCGGCCTGATCCAGCGCATTCGTGGCGAGTGGCCGTCATTGCGCGTCGTCGTCGTGACCGGGCAGACGAATGCGGCGATGTTGCGCGTCGTCGCCGCCGATGCCGCAGTCAGCGTGGTCGGCAAAGCCGATTCGCTCGAGGAACTGCCGCGAGCCGTCTGCGACAGTGTGCGCGGCGCGCGCTACCTGGGCCGCTCGGTGGTCGAAACGCTCGAGCGTTCGCAGCCGGACAACGGTCGGTTCGTGTCGGCACTGCTGTTGTCGAAGCGGCAGACCGACATCGTGCGCAGACTCGTGAGCGGCGAGTCCATCGTGCAGATCGCGGCGGCGCTCGGCTGCCATCGCCGCACGGTGAGTCGGCAAAAGCGTGAAGCGATGGCGCGATTGGGCGTGACCGACGACCCCGAGCTCTTTTCCTGTGTGCGCGCCTGCGGCTCGCTCCTCCTCGAACCAGAAAACTAA